In Streptomyces pluripotens, the genomic window CGACGATCGCCACCACCGTGACCACGCCTTCGGCGGCGAGGGTGAGGCGGTCCTTGAGGGACGCTTCGGTGGCGCCGCCGACTTCCATGCCGTCCACGTAGACGTTGCCGGCGGGGACCTTGCCGGTGATGGACGCGCGCCCGTCGACAAGGTCGACGACGACGCCGTCCTCGGCGATGACGACCCGGTCGGGGTCGACGCCGGTGCGGATGGCGAGGTCGGCGTTGGCCCGCAGGTGGCGCCATTCGCCGTGCACGGGCATGACGTTGCGGGGTTTGACGATGTTGTAGCAGTAGACGAGTTCGCCGGCGCTGGCGTGCCCGGAGACGTGCACCTTGGCGTTGCCTTTGTGGACCACGTGGGCGCCCCACCGGGTGAGTCCGTTGATCACCCGGTAGATGGCGTTCTCGTTGCCGGGGATGAGGGAGCTGGCGAGCAGGACGGTGTCGCCCTTACCGATGCGGATCATGTGGTCGCGGTTGGCCATCCGTGACAGCGCGGCCATCGGTTCGCCCTGGGAGCCGGTGCACACCAGAGTGATCTCGTGGTCCGGGAGCTTCTCCAGCTCCTTCGTGCTCACGACCAGACCGGAGGGGACCTTCAGATAGCCCAGGTCACGGGCGATGCCCATGTTGCGGACCATCGACCGGCCGACGAAGGCGACCTTGCGGCCGTGCTGGTGGGCGGCGTCCAGGACCTGCTGGATGCGGTGCACGTGGCTGGCGAAGCTGGAGACGATGACCCGGCGCGGCGCGGTGCGCATCACCTGCTCGATCGCCGGATTCAGCTCACGCTCGGAGGTGGTGAAGCCAGGTACTTCGGCGTTGGTGGAGTCGGTGAGGAACAGGTCCACGCCCTCCTCGCCGAGGCGGGCGAAGGCGCGCAGATCGGTGATGCGGTCGTCGAGAGGGAACTGGTCCATCTTGAAGTCGCCGGTGTGCAGCACCATCCCGGCGCGGGTGCGGATGGCGACGGCGAGGCTGTCGGGGATGGAGTGGTTGACCGCCACGAACTCGCAGTCGAAGGGTCCGAAGCCACGCCGGTCGCCCTCTCGTACCCGCACCGTGCGCGGCCGGATGCCGTGTTCCTTGAGCTTGGCTTCCAGGAACGCCAGCGTCAGCCTGGAGCCGACGACGGGAATGTCGGACCGCTCACGCAGCAGGTACGGCACGCCGCCGATGTGGTCCTCGTGGCCGTGGGTGAGGACCACGGCCACGATGTCGTCCAGGCGGTCCCGGATCGAGGTGAAGTCCGGCAGGATCACGTCCACGCCGGGCTGGGTCTCCTCGGGGAACAGCACGCCGCAGTCGACGACGAGCAGCTTGCCCGCGTGCTCGAAGACGGTCATGTTGCGGCCGATCTCACCCAGGCCGCCCAGGGCGATGACCCGCAGCCCTCCTTCGGGAAGGGGCGGGGCGGCTTTCAGCTCGGGGTGCGGATGACTCATACCCTGACGGTACCCGGAGAGCGGGACGGGGTGATCCATTGCCTGCGCGATCTCCCTTTCCTGACGGAGCGGGATACCCGCAGCGGGTGACTCGGCACGATCGGATCACGCCGGCGTCCGGAACAGGCAGGGGTGAAAGCGGTACCGTCTTTCATGGCCGAACCTTTCGCCCGGTGCCGGAGAAGATCTCGTGCACCCTGTCGTGTTTTCCGGCGTTCGCCACCTCCCGGTGGGCCTCGGCACTGGTCCACTCGAAGCGGTCGAGACGCGGGTGCCGTCGGCGCTCAGGAGCAAGTGGGCCGAGAGTGCCCCGAGGCAGCTTCTCTCGCCGGTCGGACAGTTGGCGGTGTTCCCGAACACTCGCCGCCCCCGTCAGCCATGCCGGAACCCGATGTGGTGCCCCATGAACTCGACGACGAGGTCGGGCGAGGCGGCTCGACCGTGGTCTCGAGCCGGTCCCGGGAAGTCGAAGGTGACGTCCGCGACCGCGAGGAGCAGCCCCGCACGACGTCCGGGTGGCGTGGGACTGCGGCGCAGCCGCAGCGATACGCGAAGCCCCCGCCCGTAATCACACAGAAGAGACACGTCACCCGCTGAGAGCCAATCCGACAGTCGGTGCGCGAGTGATGGGACGCATGCCCGGCATTCGATCTGATGCGGTGCCAGGAGGCGTTCTCATGGACTCGCGGCGCTCATGAACGGGCGGCTTGTGGGGTGATGTCGTTCGGCGCAGTTTGGTCCACTGGTCCGGGAGAGACCCCCTTGGGTGTCAGACAGTAGCGCGAAGGCTCCAGTCAATCACAGATTGTAGCCGTTATGTCGGGTTGCCTGGAGCGCAACGATGCCTCCAGGCAACCGAATTTAGGCTCTAGAAGAACCCAAGTTTCTTGGGGCTGTAGGAGCAAAGAACGTTCTTGGTCTGCTGGTAGTGCTCCAGCATCATCTTGTGCGTCTCGCGGCCGATCCCGGACTGCTTGTAGCCGCCGAACGCGGCGTGCGCGGGGTAGGCGTGGTAGCAGTTGGTCCATACACGGCCCGCCTGGATCGCACGGCCGGCACGGTAGGCGGTGTTGATGTCCCGGGTCCACACGCCTGCGCCGAGGCCGTACAACGTGTCATTGGCAGCCTTGATGGCGTCGTCGAAGCCGTCGAAGGAGGCCACCGACACGACCGGCCCGAAAATCTCCTCCTGGAAGATGCGCATCCGGTTGTCGCCCTCGAAGATGGTCGGCTGGACGTAGTAGCCGCCCTTCAGCTCGCCGTCGTACTCGATGCGTTCACCACCCGTCAGGATCCTGGCGCCTTCCTGCCTGCCGATGTCCAAGTAGGAGAGGATCTTCTCCAGTTGGTCATTGGAGGCTTGCGCACCGATCATCGTATCGGTGTCGAGTGGATGTCCCGGCCGGATCTGCCGGGTGCGATCGACCGCTGCCGCCATGAACTCCGCGTAGTGGCCACGTTGGACCAGCGCCCGGGACGGGCAGGTACAGACTTCTCCTTGGTTGAGTGCGAACATCGTGAAGCCTTCCAGCGCCTTGTCGCGGAAGTCGTCGTCGTGCGCCCACACATCGTCGAAGAAGATGTTCGGCGACTTGCCACCGAGTTCGAGGGTGACCGGCTTGATGTTCTCGGAGGCGTACTGCATGATCAGTCGCCCGGTCGTGGTCTCCCCGGTGAAGGCCACCTTCGCCACCCGTGGACTGGATGCCAGCGGCTTGCCCGCTTCGACTCCGAAGCCGTTGACGATGTTCACCACACCCGGCGGCAGCAGGTCCGCGATCAGGCTCATCCAGTAGTGGACGGAGGCCGGTGTCTGCTCGGCGGGTTTGAGGACGACCGCATTGCCCGCGGCGAGTGCGGGCGCGAGTTTCCACGCCGCCATCAGGATCGGGAAGTTCCACGGGATGATCTGGGCGACGACCCCGAGCGGCTCGTGGAAGTGGTACGCCACCGTGTCGTCGTCGATTTCGCCGAGTGACCCCTCCTGCGCCCGGATCGCCCCCGCGAAGTAACGGAAGTGGTCGATCGCGAGCGGGATGTCGGCCGCCAGGGTCTCCCGTACCGGCTTGCCGTTCTCCCAGCTTTCGGCGACCGCCAAGGGTTCCAGACTGGCTTCCATCCGGTCGGCGATCTTCCGCAGGATGTCGGAGCGCTCCGCCACCGGCGTTCGGGCCCAGCCGGGCGCTGCCTCGTGCGCCGCGTCCAGCGCCCGCTCGACGTCCTCTGCGGTGCCGCGCGCGATCTCGGTGAACGGCTGTCCGTTGACCGGCGACGGATTCTCGAAGTACTGACCGCGCAGCGGCGGCACGTACTCGCCGCCGATGAAGTGGTCGTAGCGCGGCTGGTAGGTGACGATCGCGCCTTCGGTGCCCGGCGCCGCGTAACGAGTCATACTGCTCTGCCTTCCCGGTCAAGCGCTGCCCGCCGTTGGACAGCTCCCGGCGTGAGGCTAGACGGGCGGACGTTGCGAGTACGTTGCACCGCAGGCCCGGGTCCGCGCCCGATCGTCCGGCGCTGCCGTCAGCTCGGCCTCCAGCACGTCGAGCCGGGCCCGCACCGGAGCCGTGGGGCGCACCTGGGCGAGCGCTCGCCACACCTCGGTGTCGTCCTCGCCCCAGGGCGTGTGAGCCCAGTCCGTCAGCAGGTCGGGGTCCCGATGGGCGATCAGTGCGCTCCGCAGCCCGGAAGTGAGGCGGTTGCGCAGCCGTACGACCGCCGGAGCCTGTGAACCGGGCAGCAGCGGACCGGCGTACACCTCGGTCGCGGCGGTGAGCGCGCCCGCCTCCAGTCGCCGCTCCACCACCGTGACGTCCGACTCGATGGCGACCGAAAGCCGGTACGGCCGTGACACGAGCAGTCCGGGACCCAGCAGTCGGCGCAATCGCGCCAGTTCGGCACGCAGGGTCACCGGGGTCACCGAATCGTCCGCGTACAGGGCGCACAGCAACTCGTCACCGGTGAGCCCCTCCGGATGCAGGGAAAGCAGCACCAGGATCTCGCTGTGCCGGCGGCTGAGCCTGATCCGCCGTCCGTCCAGGACGAGTTCGGCCTCGTCCCGGCCCAGCGCCCTCACCATCGGCATGTCCCCCGCGCGGCGCGTCGGCGTGAGCAGTGCGAGTTGTGCTTCTGCGGCTCGCGCCACTGCCTGCACGAAGCCGAGACTGTGCGGATGCGCCAGGCCGTCCCCGCCCGTGATGTCCACGGCGCCCAGCACTCGGCCCGTGCGCGGGTCGTGCACCGGGGCGGCGGCGCAGGTCCACGGTTGCACCCGCCGTATGAAGTGCTCGGCGGCGAACACTTGCACCGGCCGGTCCACGGCGACCGCGGTGCCTGGCGCGTTGGTGCCGACCGCGGTCTCTGACCAGCGTGCCCCGGGCACGAAGTTCATCCCGTCCGCCCGGCGCCGGGTTGTCGGATGGCCCTCGACCCAGAGCAGCCGCCCGTGCGCGTCGCACACGGCCAGGAGGTGCTCGCCGTCCGCGGCGAACGTGCCCAGCAGTTCTCGGATCAGAGGCATCACCTGAGCCAGTGGATGCTCGGCACGGTAGGTGCCGAGGTCGCCGCCGGTCAGCTCCACGCTGGCGGCTCCGTCCGGCCCGACACCGGCCCGTGCGCTGCGCCGCCACGACTCCGCTACCACCGGCCGGACCGGGCGCGGCACCGTGCCCGCCGAGGTGAACGTCTCGTACGCGCGACGCAGCGCCCGGACGCGTTCGGCGGGGTCAGCCCCCGCTTCCAGGGCCACCCACGGATCGGTCAACTCTGCCTCCCTGAAAAGTGAAGGAGCAGCGATATGGCCGGGACCATCCTCACTCACAGTGTTCGCGCGGACAACCAGTTCGACGTCGGTTCGACGCCAGTTCGACGTCGGTTCGACGCCGGATCCGTGCCGGTTCCCTGCAGGTTCCGCGTCCACCCGGAAAGCACCGGTCGGCTGTTAGGCGAAATTGACGAGTCTGATGTAGCGGACCCAGTCCCAGTCCGGTCCGGGGTCGGTGTGGTCGGAGCCGGGCACCTGATAGTGGCCGATGATGTGTTCCCGGTCCCGGGGGATGCCGTACCTGGCACAGATCGCCGCGGTGAGCTGTGCCGACTGTTCATAGAGGGCGTCGGTGAAGTAGGTGGGCCGGTCCACCCACCCCTCGTGTTCGATGCCGACGCTGCGGGTGTTGTAGTCCCAGTTCCCCGCGTGCCAGGCGATGTCGGTCTCGTGCACGCACTGGGCGATGTGCCCGTCGGCTGAGCGAACCACGTAGTGTGCGGAGACCCTCTTCTGCGGGTTCATGAAGATCGCCAGTGTGTCGCCGTACGTCTCCTGCGTCACATGGATGATCACTCGGTCGACGGTATAGCTGAGGGGGCGGTCTGACGCGGTGGAATTGGACGTGCTGGCCGGCTGCCATTCGGCGGTCGGGTAGTCGACGACCCCGCTCTGCGCGACGGCGCGCGAGCCCGAGAACAGGACACCGGGGACGGCAGCGACGGCAGTGCCCGTCAAGAGCCGTCGCCTGCTCAGAAGGGGCTTCGATCGGTCCATGTCCATCGTCGAGTGCCTTTCTCGGGCGTCGGAGTGCGGGCCTGAACGGGGTGCGGGCGTGACGCGGCGCGGGCGCGGCTGGGGTGAGGGCATGCCGGGGTGGGGGAGCGCGAGGGCGTGCGGGGCCACGGCAGCACACCTGGCACGGGGACGGCTCGCCCAGGGGCGCGCGATCGGCCGCGGGTGAGCCTGCGCATGCCGGTCGACTCCCGCGCGGATGGCCGTTCTTCGCGGAACTCGGCCGCACGTGTGGATGTCGTGGCGCACGGGTTGGCCCGCTGCGGTCCGCCGGCCCGGGTGGCGAACCCACACGCTTCCAGCTCATCGACCGCGTGGTCGCTCACCGGCCCGGCCCGCCGCGCGACCCCATCCCTCGGGTCCGTCGAATGGCGGGGAGACCGCTTGAACCGTTTCCTCCGGGATTGCCGACGGAGTTGCGGCTGCTGGGGTCGCTTGCCCCGGCCCGGCCGCCGTCAGCGGCCCGGGGAGGAACGAGGTCCTGCCGAGTTCTGGTCACAGCAGATGCCGTACAGGCTTGACGGCGGCACGGTGGACGACCCGCCGTTTGCGGACCTGCCTACCACTCGATCGGGGGAGCCTGGACGAGCGCGGACGAGCCCGGACCGCCCATCAGACAGGGGCGGCCAGAGCTGGGCTGTGTGGCACGGGGCTCCGGCCGACGACAGCCGCCGCCGTCTCATCCGGGAGCCGCCGCCGGCCGATCGAGGCGTCGGCGGCTGGGGCTTCGCGTCACCACCATCTACGGAGGCGGAGTCACCGGGCTGCCGCGGGTGCCCGGCACTCGGGCCGCCCCGACCGTAACGCAGCAGGAGGAGGCAGCCTGCTCGTCCAGCATCTGCACGCACGAGGCGAGCAGCGCCCGCGGCTGAGTCGTGATCCATTGCGCACGTGGTGTCCAGCCGGTCACGCGATCTCCAGACAACGCAAGACCAAGATCCCGCCGAGCGGTGTCAGGGGCGTTCCGCGACCACCGTCGGATCGTCCAGTACGGCCCGGACGACCGAATGTGCCGCACCCAGCAACGGGCCCTGCGGGCCCAACCGGGACACCGCCACTGGGCAGACCGGGCCCGCCGCGCGGCCGGTCAGTTCCGTCTGCAGTGAGGGCAGTAGCCACGGTGACAGATCGGACAGGGCACCGCCCAGGACCACCGTCTCGGGATCGAGCAGATTCACCGCTCCGGTCAGGGCGACGCCGAGCGCCGTACCGGCGTCCCGCAGGGCTACGCGAACGTTCTCATCCCCCTCCTCGGCCCGCCCCGCCAGCTGGTCCACCAGATCCTCGCCGGGTTCCAGCCCCGCCGCACGCAGTACGGCCTCCTCGCCCGCATACTGCTCCAGGCATCCGCGGCCCCCGCAGGGGCACGCACGCCCGTCCGGCCGCACGGGTACGTGGCCCAGCTCGCCCGCGAATCCCCGGGTTCCGCGCAGCAGCCGGCCGTCCACCACGACCGCTGCACCGATGCCTATCTCGGCGGAAACGTGCAGGAAGTCGCGCGGGGTGCCCTCGCCGAGCCACAACTCGGCGAGGGCACCGAAGTTGGCCTCGTTGTCCACCGTGAGCGGCAGATTCCCGGGGAACAGGGCGCCGAGGTCCGCGTCGTGCCAGCCGAGATTCGGGGCGCGCACGACCGTCCGTCCGTCCCGCGCCACCAGTCCTGGCACCGCGACCGCGAGACCTGCGGGCCACAGGCCCTCTCGTTCCGCCTCCTCGGCGACCGAGTGGACCAGCGCAACCAGCTCCTTGGCCACCTGCTGCGGCGACCGCCCCCGGTTGGCGCCGTGCCGTACGGCCCTGGCTCGGACCACACCGCGCAGATCGACCGTGCACACCGCGAGGTGATCGACACCGATCTCTGCTCCGATCCCGGCCGGACCGCGGCCGCTCACGGCGAGTGCCGACCCGGGCCGGCCCACCCGCCCCGGCCGCTCCGGGCCCAGTTCCTCCAGCAGTCCCCATCGGATCAGATCGTCCACCAGAGTGGACACCGCCGCCCGCGTCAGACCTATGCGGGAGGCTGTCGCGGCCCGTGAGAGCGGCCCCTCGGCGCTGACGGCGTGCATCACCCGGGCAAGATTGCGCCGGCGCATCCCCTGCTGGGTGTCCGGCAGGGCACGGTCGGTCCCGGGGGCGCGCTCCTCGTGCAGTGGTGAGGTCATGCCTGCGTCATTCCTCGTGTCTGGGGTTCAACGCCGCGTGTGCGGCCAGGCCTTCCGCACCGTGCTCCAGCAGCGGGGCCGCGCCGGAGAGTACCCCGGTGATGCGCTCCAGCGTCTGCCCGTCCCGCTCCACGGCCTCCAGCACCGGGCCCGCGGCCGTGTTCCAACGGCGGGCCACAGCCGCCGGGTCCTCCCCGGTCAGTAGGCCGGCCGCCTGTGCTGCCGCCCCCATGGCGACCAGCTCCCGTGTCTCCGGGACCTGTACGGGCCGCCCCGACAGCCGGTGCACGGTGTGCTGCCAGGCGGCGCCCCGCGCCCCGCCGCCGATCAGTAGCACAGGGGTGCTGCGGTCGGCATCCGCGTCGAGGAGCAGGTCGAGGGCGCCGAGCAACGCGTGCACCGCGCCGTCGTACGCGGCCTGCAGCAACTGGCCCGCCGTCGTGTCGTGGCGCAACCCGTACAACAGGCCTGAGGCGTTCGGCAGGCCGGGCGTGCGCTCACCATCCAGATACGGCAGCAGCGTCACGGAACCGCCGGGCTCCACACCCTCCCGGTCCAGGCCCAGCAGGGCTGCCACCCGGTCCACGGCGAGCGTGCAGTTCAGCGTGCAGGCCAGTGGCAGCCAGTCCCCCCGCGCGTCGGCGAATCCCGCTACCGTGCCGGTCGGATCGGTCGGGCGGTGCTTCGATACGGCGTACACCGTGCCGGACGTACCGAGGCTGAGTACCGGGGTGCCAGGCCGCAGTCCGAGGCCCAGCGCCGCCGCCGCGTTGTCCCCGGTACCGGGGGCCACCAGGGTGCCTTTGGAGAACGGCAGGTCGTGGCTGTCGCGCACCGTGCCCGCCACCTCTCCGGGCCGTACCACCCGGGGCAGCAGCGCCGGGTCCAGCCCGACGTGGGCGAGCGTTTCCGCGTCGTACGACTCCGTCCTCGACGCCCACCAGCCGGTGCCGGAGGCGTCGCCGCGATCGGTCGTGCCCTGTCCGGTGAGGCGCTCGGTGAGGTAGTCGTGGGGGAGGCGTACTGCCCTCGTCGCCCGGGCTGCCTCCGGCTCGTGTTCGGCCAGCCACGCCCACTTGGTGACCGTGAACGACGCCCCCGGCACGCTGCCGGTGCGCTCCGCCCAGGCCTTCGGGCCTCCCAGCTCCCGAACCAGGCGGCGGGCCTGCGGTGCCGAACGGACGTCGTTCCACAGGAGCGCCGGACGTACCGGCTCGCCGTGCCCGTCCAGGGTGACCAGACCGTGCTGCTGGCCGCCGACCGACACGGCGGCCGCCTCGTGTGCCGCGTCGCCGCACTGGCGCAGTGCCTCGTGCAGGGCGTCCCACCACTGACGTGGATCACTCTCCCGGGCCACTCCGCAGGACACGGTGTGCGGCGCCCGGCCGCTCGCCACCACCTGTCCGGTGGCCGCGTCGACGACCAGTGCCTTGGTGGACTGGGTGGATGCGTCTACGCCGACGACGAGCGGACCCTCGGCTGCTGACATCGGGCTCTCCATCCTCCGAGGCTCTGTGGGGCGAGGGGTTCTCGCCCCTTCCCAGGGGTGTGCTCGCATACTAATTTGTAAAGGGCCATGACGAAATAGTCAGACGCAGTAGCCACGCAGCAGTCATGCAGCAGTCATGCAGCAGGGAGTCGCGGTATGAGTTATCGACCCACCCCAGAGGACCGGTTCACCTTCGGCCTGTGGACCGTCGGCTGGCAGGGAAGGGACCCGTTCGGCGAGGCGACCCGCCGTGCCCTCGATCCGGTCGAGACGGTGCAGCGCCTGGCCGAGCTCGGCGCCTACGGGGTGACCTTCCACGACGACGACCTGGTCCCTTTCGGTTCCTCGGCCGCTGAGCGCGAGTCGCGCGTCAAGCGCTTCCGCCAGGCGCTGGACAGCACCGGCATGACGGTCCCGATGGCCACCACGAACCTTTTCACCCACCCCGTCTTCAAAGACGGCGCGTTCACCGCCAACGACCGCGACGTGCGCCGCTACGCACTGCGCAAGACGGTCCGCAACATCGACCTGGCGGTCGAGCTGGGTGCGAGGACGTACGTCGCCTGGGGCGGTCGCGAAGGCGCCGAGTCCGGTGCCGCCAAGGACGTGCGCGCGGCCCTGGACCGCATGAAGGAGGCCTTCGACCTCCTCGGCGAATACGTCACGTCCCAGGGGTACGACATCCGCTTCGCCATCGAGCCGAAACCGAACGAGCCGCGCGGCGACATCCTGCTGCCCACGGTCGGGCACGCGCTGGCGTTCATCGAACGCCTGGAGCGCCCGGAACTGTACGGCGTCAACCCCGAGGTCGGTCATGAGCAGATGGCCGGCCTGAACTTCCCGCACGGCATCGCACAGGCCCTGTGGGCGGGCAAGCTCTTCCACATCGACCTCAACGGCCAGTCCGGCATCAAGTACGACCAGGACCTGCGGTTCGGCGCCGGCGACCTGCGGGCGGCTTTCTGGCTCGTCGACCTCCTGGAGAGCGCCGGGTACGAGGGGCCCCGGCACTTCGACTTCAAACCGCCGCGGACCGAGGACCTCGACGGGGTATGGGCGTCGGCGGCCGGCTGCATGCGCAACTACCTCATTCTGAAGGAGCGTTCGGTCGCCTTCCGGGCGGACCCCCAGGTCCGGGAGGCGCTGCACGCCTCGCGGCTGGACCAGCTGGCTCAGCCGACCGCGGCAGACGGCCTGCAGTCCCTGCTCGCCGATCGTACGGCCTTCGAGGATTTCGGCCTGGAGGCCGCTGCGGCACGTGGCATGTCCTTCGAGCGGCTCGACCAGCTGGCGATGGACCACCTGCTGGGCGCGCGGAGCTGAACGTCCTCGCGCTCGGGCGGCTGTGCGCGCGCCGATTGGGTGAAGGCGGGCCGGTTGGGGCCACGGTCAGTCACCGTCCCGAACTCGCCCTTGCGGCCTGCCGGGTAGATGCCTCTGCCGATGACACCCGGCTTCACCCCCGTGGTCGTCGTCCACGGTTCCGGACAGTTGCGTGTTGCTGAACGCGCGAGCGGGATCTCACCAGGGGACGCCGTACGGATGACGCGGTGCACCGCTGAGCGGTGCACGTGTGCGCGCCGATGGAGCGCAGCGCTCGCGTGGGTCGCTGCGCAAGGGTTCTCCAGCCGCTGGGGGACGCCAGCCGCCGCCCACGCCACGGGGAACCCGGTGAGCTGTCCGGCGTCCTGGCGGCACACCGTGCGGTAACGGGCCGGTGCGGACCCTTCGCCTCCGCCGCTGCGACCCGCCCGCGGCCACGATACTGAGCAGGCCGGAGGGTGGCGCCGTGGGGCTGTGTACAGCTCTGCGGCAGTCACCGGACTCGACTACTCGGCCGGAGCCTTCGGCAGATGCCGCCCCAGAACGCCGAAATCCGGGTGACGAGAGCTGCCGTCCGTCGTGCCGGGCCGGGGAACCGGCGGCACCATTAGGGGGTGTCTCAGGGATGCCTCAGGGTCGGCGTCCGGAACCGCAGGGAGCGGGCGGCCGTTCTCAGAGCAGAGAGCGGCAGAGACCGTGAAGAGAACGGCAGAGACTGCAAGAGGAGGCGACGCTCATGTCCATGAACGCAAAGATCGCCGTGGGGGGTGTGGCGGTC contains:
- a CDS encoding ribonuclease J, giving the protein MSHPHPELKAAPPLPEGGLRVIALGGLGEIGRNMTVFEHAGKLLVVDCGVLFPEETQPGVDVILPDFTSIRDRLDDIVAVVLTHGHEDHIGGVPYLLRERSDIPVVGSRLTLAFLEAKLKEHGIRPRTVRVREGDRRGFGPFDCEFVAVNHSIPDSLAVAIRTRAGMVLHTGDFKMDQFPLDDRITDLRAFARLGEEGVDLFLTDSTNAEVPGFTTSERELNPAIEQVMRTAPRRVIVSSFASHVHRIQQVLDAAHQHGRKVAFVGRSMVRNMGIARDLGYLKVPSGLVVSTKELEKLPDHEITLVCTGSQGEPMAALSRMANRDHMIRIGKGDTVLLASSLIPGNENAIYRVINGLTRWGAHVVHKGNAKVHVSGHASAGELVYCYNIVKPRNVMPVHGEWRHLRANADLAIRTGVDPDRVVIAEDGVVVDLVDGRASITGKVPAGNVYVDGMEVGGATEASLKDRLTLAAEGVVTVVAIVDADTGALAEAPDFLARGFVHDDTTFEPVIPVIEKTLATAAEEGVGDARQLEQLLARAVANWAFRTHRRKPLIIPVIIDA
- a CDS encoding N-acetylmuramoyl-L-alanine amidase, with product MDRSKPLLSRRRLLTGTAVAAVPGVLFSGSRAVAQSGVVDYPTAEWQPASTSNSTASDRPLSYTVDRVIIHVTQETYGDTLAIFMNPQKRVSAHYVVRSADGHIAQCVHETDIAWHAGNWDYNTRSVGIEHEGWVDRPTYFTDALYEQSAQLTAAICARYGIPRDREHIIGHYQVPGSDHTDPGPDWDWVRYIRLVNFA
- a CDS encoding ROK family transcriptional regulator gives rise to the protein MTSPLHEERAPGTDRALPDTQQGMRRRNLARVMHAVSAEGPLSRAATASRIGLTRAAVSTLVDDLIRWGLLEELGPERPGRVGRPGSALAVSGRGPAGIGAEIGVDHLAVCTVDLRGVVRARAVRHGANRGRSPQQVAKELVALVHSVAEEAEREGLWPAGLAVAVPGLVARDGRTVVRAPNLGWHDADLGALFPGNLPLTVDNEANFGALAELWLGEGTPRDFLHVSAEIGIGAAVVVDGRLLRGTRGFAGELGHVPVRPDGRACPCGGRGCLEQYAGEEAVLRAAGLEPGEDLVDQLAGRAEEGDENVRVALRDAGTALGVALTGAVNLLDPETVVLGGALSDLSPWLLPSLQTELTGRAAGPVCPVAVSRLGPQGPLLGAAHSVVRAVLDDPTVVAERP
- the xylB gene encoding xylulokinase, with protein sequence MSAAEGPLVVGVDASTQSTKALVVDAATGQVVASGRAPHTVSCGVARESDPRQWWDALHEALRQCGDAAHEAAAVSVGGQQHGLVTLDGHGEPVRPALLWNDVRSAPQARRLVRELGGPKAWAERTGSVPGASFTVTKWAWLAEHEPEAARATRAVRLPHDYLTERLTGQGTTDRGDASGTGWWASRTESYDAETLAHVGLDPALLPRVVRPGEVAGTVRDSHDLPFSKGTLVAPGTGDNAAAALGLGLRPGTPVLSLGTSGTVYAVSKHRPTDPTGTVAGFADARGDWLPLACTLNCTLAVDRVAALLGLDREGVEPGGSVTLLPYLDGERTPGLPNASGLLYGLRHDTTAGQLLQAAYDGAVHALLGALDLLLDADADRSTPVLLIGGGARGAAWQHTVHRLSGRPVQVPETRELVAMGAAAQAAGLLTGEDPAAVARRWNTAAGPVLEAVERDGQTLERITGVLSGAAPLLEHGAEGLAAHAALNPRHEE
- the xylA gene encoding xylose isomerase, producing the protein MSYRPTPEDRFTFGLWTVGWQGRDPFGEATRRALDPVETVQRLAELGAYGVTFHDDDLVPFGSSAAERESRVKRFRQALDSTGMTVPMATTNLFTHPVFKDGAFTANDRDVRRYALRKTVRNIDLAVELGARTYVAWGGREGAESGAAKDVRAALDRMKEAFDLLGEYVTSQGYDIRFAIEPKPNEPRGDILLPTVGHALAFIERLERPELYGVNPEVGHEQMAGLNFPHGIAQALWAGKLFHIDLNGQSGIKYDQDLRFGAGDLRAAFWLVDLLESAGYEGPRHFDFKPPRTEDLDGVWASAAGCMRNYLILKERSVAFRADPQVREALHASRLDQLAQPTAADGLQSLLADRTAFEDFGLEAAAARGMSFERLDQLAMDHLLGARS
- the exaC gene encoding acetaldehyde dehydrogenase ExaC, which gives rise to MTRYAAPGTEGAIVTYQPRYDHFIGGEYVPPLRGQYFENPSPVNGQPFTEIARGTAEDVERALDAAHEAAPGWARTPVAERSDILRKIADRMEASLEPLAVAESWENGKPVRETLAADIPLAIDHFRYFAGAIRAQEGSLGEIDDDTVAYHFHEPLGVVAQIIPWNFPILMAAWKLAPALAAGNAVVLKPAEQTPASVHYWMSLIADLLPPGVVNIVNGFGVEAGKPLASSPRVAKVAFTGETTTGRLIMQYASENIKPVTLELGGKSPNIFFDDVWAHDDDFRDKALEGFTMFALNQGEVCTCPSRALVQRGHYAEFMAAAVDRTRQIRPGHPLDTDTMIGAQASNDQLEKILSYLDIGRQEGARILTGGERIEYDGELKGGYYVQPTIFEGDNRMRIFQEEIFGPVVSVASFDGFDDAIKAANDTLYGLGAGVWTRDINTAYRAGRAIQAGRVWTNCYHAYPAHAAFGGYKQSGIGRETHKMMLEHYQQTKNVLCSYSPKKLGFF
- a CDS encoding GAF domain-containing protein, which produces MTDPWVALEAGADPAERVRALRRAYETFTSAGTVPRPVRPVVAESWRRSARAGVGPDGAASVELTGGDLGTYRAEHPLAQVMPLIRELLGTFAADGEHLLAVCDAHGRLLWVEGHPTTRRRADGMNFVPGARWSETAVGTNAPGTAVAVDRPVQVFAAEHFIRRVQPWTCAAAPVHDPRTGRVLGAVDITGGDGLAHPHSLGFVQAVARAAEAQLALLTPTRRAGDMPMVRALGRDEAELVLDGRRIRLSRRHSEILVLLSLHPEGLTGDELLCALYADDSVTPVTLRAELARLRRLLGPGLLVSRPYRLSVAIESDVTVVERRLEAGALTAATEVYAGPLLPGSQAPAVVRLRNRLTSGLRSALIAHRDPDLLTDWAHTPWGEDDTEVWRALAQVRPTAPVRARLDVLEAELTAAPDDRARTRACGATYSQRPPV